A part of Chloroflexota bacterium genomic DNA contains:
- a CDS encoding PrsW family intramembrane metalloprotease — translation MLEQMIDFILSWFAIPSPIGIGLAIVFGAIWLVGYWPPLFRKPWLWAVLVISAFLSLIAVSFIQLPLQILVGQALDQFWSQEMLMRWILLAGIPQILLSGLVQEGSKLVPVVIWWLGEERTLEPKMGLAIGAVAGAGLGVFEAVWVHNSIFAAGWGWEFVREGGFMALAGFWERFFAVAFHIASCALAGWGLAKGWGWQFYLLAAFLHSLLNYSVAILQAGIFTIIHVEIYAAVIAVIVTAGALWLRWRKSEESSEE, via the coding sequence ATGCTGGAGCAGATGATTGATTTTATTCTTTCCTGGTTTGCCATTCCGAGTCCAATTGGGATTGGCCTGGCGATAGTATTTGGCGCTATCTGGCTGGTCGGTTACTGGCCACCGCTCTTCAGAAAACCCTGGCTCTGGGCGGTTCTCGTTATCAGTGCCTTTCTGTCTCTGATAGCGGTTTCTTTTATTCAACTTCCTCTCCAGATTCTGGTCGGGCAGGCGTTGGACCAGTTCTGGAGCCAGGAAATGCTCATGCGCTGGATTCTGCTGGCCGGGATACCTCAGATACTGCTCAGCGGGCTGGTTCAGGAAGGGTCAAAGCTCGTGCCGGTGGTCATCTGGTGGTTGGGTGAAGAAAGGACACTGGAACCGAAAATGGGACTGGCTATCGGGGCGGTAGCCGGGGCTGGACTCGGCGTCTTTGAAGCGGTCTGGGTGCATAACAGTATTTTCGCCGCCGGCTGGGGTTGGGAATTCGTGCGGGAAGGCGGATTTATGGCGCTGGCCGGGTTCTGGGAAAGATTCTTTGCTGTTGCTTTTCATATCGCTTCCTGTGCCCTGGCCGGCTGGGGCCTGGCCAAGGGGTGGGGCTGGCAGTTCTACCTTCTGGCGGCTTTTCTGCATAGCCTCTTGAATTATAGCGTGGCAATCCTTCAGGCTGGCATTTTTACCATAATCCATGTGGAAATCTATGCCGCGGTGATAGCCGTAATAGTAACCGCCGGAGCGCTCTGGCTGCGCTGGCGAAAAAGCGAAGAATCGAGTGAAGAATGA